The following proteins are encoded in a genomic region of Clostridium pasteurianum BC1:
- a CDS encoding IS4 family transposase produces the protein MVQNEIKHLSKHLLKYFSKEEIEKIARKVGFVQREGKLKAWQFLYLCAFSQLDVSKDTLVTMSANLSSKTKTTVSSQAIDQRLNDKAVEFLKEVFTRLLNSVKLTNSNILTMWDSHFKRIRIVDSTAFQVPEIYRSVYPGSGGSSQPSGVKIQLEYELKSGNFMHIDVGPGSGNDNTFGSKIKDTFKAGDLSLRDLGYFNFKDFEDMENKKSFYVSRLKPNIAVYVKNENVEYLKNGQPRKSTIYKRVFLKDVANEMQEGEIKEIPDVFVGRTEKRKVRLVIYRLTKDQLKERKEKVFKNAKKKGIKKSANTISLMGITIYITNISNDILFTKQIHEIYSLRWQIELIFKIWKSIFHISNVKPVRIERFKCQLYGKLILLVLSSIVIFKMRSELLKKKKFEASEIKTAEIVHEYVEELYFSFMTPSNNSKVLIRIYNCICKNGRKSHRKDKNTFFDILGVSYSHQERRCKTAA, from the coding sequence ATGGTGCAAAATGAAATTAAGCATTTATCAAAACATTTACTAAAATATTTTTCCAAAGAAGAAATTGAAAAGATAGCTAGAAAGGTTGGATTTGTACAAAGAGAAGGTAAATTAAAAGCATGGCAGTTTCTTTATTTATGTGCATTTTCACAACTTGATGTATCAAAAGATACACTTGTAACAATGAGCGCTAATCTAAGCTCAAAGACAAAAACAACAGTAAGCAGCCAAGCAATAGATCAGCGTTTAAATGACAAAGCAGTAGAGTTCTTAAAAGAAGTATTTACAAGGCTTTTAAACAGTGTAAAGCTTACAAATTCAAATATACTTACCATGTGGGATTCGCATTTTAAAAGAATACGAATAGTGGATTCTACAGCATTTCAAGTTCCAGAAATATATAGAAGTGTATATCCAGGTTCCGGAGGAAGTTCACAGCCTTCCGGCGTAAAGATACAGCTTGAATATGAATTAAAATCAGGAAACTTTATGCACATAGATGTAGGACCTGGAAGTGGAAATGACAATACATTTGGAAGTAAAATAAAAGATACATTTAAGGCTGGAGATCTTTCATTAAGAGATCTGGGATACTTTAATTTTAAAGATTTTGAGGATATGGAGAATAAAAAATCTTTTTATGTTTCAAGGCTTAAACCTAATATAGCTGTTTATGTAAAAAATGAAAATGTGGAGTATCTTAAAAATGGACAGCCAAGGAAATCAACTATTTATAAAAGGGTGTTTTTAAAAGATGTGGCAAATGAAATGCAAGAAGGTGAAATTAAGGAAATACCAGATGTATTTGTTGGAAGAACTGAAAAGCGCAAAGTAAGGCTCGTCATCTATAGACTTACCAAAGATCAGCTTAAAGAAAGGAAAGAAAAAGTTTTTAAAAATGCTAAAAAGAAAGGGATTAAGAAAAGTGCTAATACAATTAGTTTGATGGGAATAACAATATACATTACTAATATATCAAATGATATATTGTTTACAAAACAAATACATGAGATTTATTCATTAAGGTGGCAGATTGAACTAATATTTAAGATATGGAAGTCAATATTTCATATATCTAATGTAAAACCAGTAAGGATTGAGCGATTTAAATGCCAGTTGTATGGTAAGCTCATTTTACTAGTTTTAAGTTCCATAGTGATATTTAAAATGAGATCTGAACTCTTAAAAAAGAAGAAGTTTGAGGCAAGTGAAATCAAAACTGCAGAAATAGTACATGAATATGTTGAAGAACTTTATTTTAGCTTTATGACACCTTCAAATAATTCTAAAGTTTTAATAAGAATATATAACTGCATATGTAAAAACGGACGGAAATCACACCGTAAGGACAAAAATACCTTTTTTGACATTCTTGGAGTCTCCTACAGCCATCAAGAAAGAAGGTGTAAAACCGCCGCATAA
- a CDS encoding CatB-related O-acetyltransferase → MTIPNTNKVYPRSNDYQTIYLKNVITRDNIKVGDYTIYNDYYNDPRDFEKNNVLYQYPVNNDNLIIGKFCSIACKAKFLMTSGNHTLKSLSTYTFPIFYEEWGLDLRHITDAWDNKGDIVIGNDVWIGYDAIIMSGVKIGDGAIIGTRAIVTNDVPPYTIVGGIPAKVIKKRFSDDIILKLLKIKWWNWPDEKIQANIRHIQSGNIDKLV, encoded by the coding sequence ATGACTATTCCAAATACAAATAAAGTATATCCAAGAAGTAACGATTACCAAACAATATATCTTAAAAATGTAATTACAAGAGATAATATAAAAGTTGGAGATTATACAATATATAATGATTATTATAATGATCCAAGGGATTTTGAAAAAAATAATGTATTATATCAGTATCCTGTAAACAATGATAATTTAATAATTGGGAAGTTTTGTTCAATTGCATGTAAAGCGAAGTTTCTCATGACAAGTGGAAATCACACACTGAAATCACTATCTACTTATACATTTCCAATATTTTATGAGGAATGGGGTTTAGACCTCCGCCATATAACAGATGCTTGGGATAATAAGGGAGATATTGTAATTGGAAATGATGTGTGGATAGGTTATGACGCTATAATTATGTCAGGTGTGAAAATCGGTGATGGTGCAATTATTGGAACCAGAGCAATAGTTACTAATGATGTTCCACCTTATACTATTGTTGGAGGCATACCTGCAAAAGTTATAAAGAAAAGGTTTAGTGATGATATAATTTTAAAATTATTGAAAATTAAGTGGTGGAATTGGCCAGATGAAAAAATCCAAGCAAATATTCGACACATTCAGTCAGGAAATATTGATAAATTAGTTTAA
- a CDS encoding group II intron maturase-specific domain-containing protein, translated as MRFPWSTCRVACFQYEEDAKAYHEALKCRLMKFGLSIAEEKTKIIEFGRFAEERIKRKGGNKPETFEFLGFTHYCGKSRKGNFKLKWKTSSKKFRAKVNDFNKWIKENRNLPLGLILEKVNQKLRGHYNYYGVSDNLDNLLKYKRQIIKVMYYWLKKRSQRTKLNWDEMSQLLEHYPLANPKPNSLVNLNPIYV; from the coding sequence GTGAGATTCCCTTGGTCTACTTGCCGTGTAGCATGTTTTCAATACGAAGAAGATGCAAAAGCATATCATGAAGCATTAAAATGTAGACTAATGAAATTTGGACTGAGTATTGCAGAAGAAAAGACTAAAATTATTGAATTTGGTCGATTTGCAGAAGAACGAATAAAGCGTAAAGGTGGAAATAAGCCAGAAACATTTGAATTTCTTGGATTTACACATTACTGTGGTAAGAGCAGAAAAGGTAATTTTAAATTGAAATGGAAAACATCCTCGAAGAAATTTCGAGCCAAAGTTAATGATTTTAATAAATGGATAAAAGAAAATAGGAATCTTCCACTAGGTCTAATATTGGAAAAAGTAAATCAAAAACTAAGAGGGCATTATAATTATTATGGTGTTAGCGATAACTTGGATAACCTGCTTAAATATAAAAGGCAAATTATAAAAGTAATGTATTACTGGTTAAAGAAAAGAAGTCAACGAACTAAATTGAACTGGGATGAAATGTCACAATTATTAGAACATTACCCACTAGCAAATCCTAAACCTAATTCTTTAGTTAATCTAAATCCTATCTACGTGTGA
- the ltrA gene encoding group II intron reverse transcriptase/maturase yields MEKTKPFNITKQSVWEAYKRVKANKGSAGVDKESIEDFEKNLKNNLYKIWNRMSSGTYFPPPVRAVEIPKKNGGIRILGVPTVSDRIAQMVVKIHFEPKVEPIFHPDSYGYRPMKSAIDAIAIVRKRCWRYNWVLEFDIKGLFDNINHELLMKAVRKHTNCTWILLYIERWLTAPLQDKDGSIITRTSGTPQGSVISPVLANLFLHYTFDKWMEINFPSNPWARYADDAVAHCKTKYEADNLLIKLNQRFKQCALELHPEKTQIVYCKDDDRRGNYPITKFDFLGYTFRPRRSKNKYGKYFISFLPAASNKACKAMRQVIRNWRIHLKPDKEIIDIAIMFNPVIRGWINYYGCFYKSALYTVLRHMNKALVHWARRKYKKLQRHRTRAERWMGRIAKQLPKLFAHWQMGILPTAG; encoded by the coding sequence ATGGAGAAAACAAAGCCGTTTAACATAACAAAGCAAAGTGTATGGGAAGCGTACAAAAGAGTAAAAGCAAATAAAGGGTCTGCTGGTGTAGACAAAGAATCTATCGAAGACTTTGAAAAGAATCTTAAGAATAATCTATATAAGATATGGAACCGAATGTCCTCGGGAACCTATTTTCCACCACCAGTAAGAGCGGTAGAAATACCCAAGAAAAATGGAGGTATAAGAATATTAGGAGTGCCGACAGTATCAGACAGGATAGCTCAAATGGTAGTAAAGATACACTTTGAACCAAAAGTAGAACCAATATTTCATCCAGACTCTTATGGGTATAGACCAATGAAATCTGCAATTGATGCAATTGCAATAGTAAGAAAAAGATGCTGGAGATATAACTGGGTTCTTGAGTTTGATATCAAAGGTCTGTTTGATAACATCAACCATGAGCTACTAATGAAAGCTGTAAGAAAACATACTAACTGTACATGGATACTGCTTTATATTGAAAGATGGCTAACAGCGCCACTTCAAGATAAGGATGGTAGCATAATAACGAGAACATCTGGGACCCCTCAAGGCTCGGTGATTAGTCCGGTCTTAGCGAATCTTTTTCTACACTATACCTTCGATAAATGGATGGAAATTAATTTTCCAAGCAATCCATGGGCACGTTATGCAGATGATGCGGTAGCACACTGCAAAACAAAATATGAAGCTGATAATCTATTGATAAAATTAAACCAAAGGTTTAAACAATGCGCATTAGAGCTACATCCGGAGAAAACACAAATAGTGTACTGTAAAGATGACGACAGGCGTGGGAATTATCCAATAACAAAGTTTGATTTTCTTGGATATACCTTTAGACCGAGAAGGTCTAAGAACAAGTATGGCAAATACTTTATAAGTTTCTTACCGGCAGCCAGTAATAAAGCTTGCAAAGCAATGAGGCAAGTTATAAGAAATTGGAGGATACATCTGAAACCAGATAAGGAAATAATAGATATAGCTATTATGTTTAATCCGGTTATAAGAGGGTGGATAAACTATTATGGATGCTTTTACAAATCAGCGCTATACACAGTTCTGCGTCATATGAATAAAGCATTAGTTCATTGGGCTAGAAGAAAATATAAGAAATTACAAAGACACAGAACAAGAGCAGAAAGATGGATGGGAAGAATTGCTAAGCAATTGCCAAAGTTATTTGCACATTGGCAAATGGGAATTCTGCCTACGGCTGGATGA
- a CDS encoding reverse transcriptase domain-containing protein codes for MKQLKRETLPGLRTGITVRTKLASIAQVAQRDKDAKFCSLAYLMNKNTLKESFKRLNNTASPGVDKETKESYKINLDENVSNLLIKLKKGSYRPNPVKRQYIPKPGSDKLRPLGILVLEDKIVQGALVIILQNIYEEDFLNVSFGFRPNKSCHDALKNLSNDIMKKKVNYIVDADIKAFFDHVDHEWMMKFLKLRINDSKILALIKRFLKAGILEKGKFIETTEGVAQGGSLSPLLANIYLHYTLDLWFTKVIAKSCKGGCYLTRYADDSAPRRRTDATLVP; via the coding sequence ATGAAACAGCTTAAAAGGGAAACATTGCCCGGACTTAGAACCGGAATAACAGTGAGAACAAAACTTGCAAGCATAGCACAGGTAGCCCAAAGAGACAAAGATGCAAAGTTCTGTTCATTGGCTTATTTAATGAACAAGAATACATTAAAAGAATCTTTTAAAAGATTGAATAATACTGCATCTCCAGGTGTTGATAAAGAAACTAAAGAAAGCTATAAAATAAATTTAGATGAAAATGTGAGTAATTTGCTAATTAAATTAAAGAAAGGTTCATACAGACCTAACCCAGTAAAAAGGCAGTATATACCTAAACCAGGAAGTGATAAACTGAGACCACTTGGTATTCTTGTTTTGGAAGATAAAATAGTACAAGGTGCTTTAGTTATTATTCTGCAAAACATTTATGAAGAAGATTTTCTTAATGTATCATTTGGATTTAGACCCAATAAAAGCTGTCATGATGCGTTGAAAAATTTAAGCAATGACATAATGAAGAAGAAAGTTAACTATATTGTAGATGCTGATATTAAAGCCTTTTTTGACCACGTTGACCATGAATGGATGATGAAATTTCTTAAACTTAGAATAAATGATAGTAAAATACTTGCTCTTATTAAAAGGTTTCTAAAAGCAGGTATACTGGAAAAAGGAAAATTCATTGAAACTACAGAAGGTGTAGCACAAGGTGGAAGTTTATCCCCACTTTTAGCCAATATATATTTGCACTACACACTTGATTTATGGTTTACAAAAGTAATAGCCAAAAGCTGTAAAGGTGGATGCTACTTAACAAGATATGCGGATGATAGTGCGCCAAGAAGGCGCACTGATGCGACGTTAGTCCCATAG
- a CDS encoding RrF2 family transcriptional regulator, translated as MAYSLAMYQAISIIILIASKMEECKCRCEFLTTRVISENLEIAAPTAVKILNNLNAAGITITKEGAKGGILLAKSPAEITLLDIFLILERDRPLFKTGLNFNIHGQEVEVLKSRVDGCLVDAEKAMKNSLEKITIEDIMNNK; from the coding sequence ATGGCTTATTCATTAGCTATGTATCAGGCAATATCTATAATAATATTAATTGCCTCAAAAATGGAAGAATGTAAATGTAGATGTGAATTTTTAACTACGAGAGTAATATCAGAAAATTTAGAAATAGCTGCTCCTACAGCAGTTAAGATATTGAATAATTTAAATGCAGCAGGAATAACAATAACTAAAGAAGGTGCTAAAGGCGGTATTTTACTAGCAAAATCTCCAGCTGAAATTACATTACTGGATATATTCTTGATATTAGAGAGGGATAGACCATTGTTTAAAACAGGATTAAATTTTAATATTCATGGTCAAGAAGTAGAAGTTTTAAAAAGCCGAGTAGACGGATGTCTGGTTGATGCTGAAAAGGCAATGAAGAATTCTTTAGAAAAAATCACAATAGAGGACATAATGAATAATAAATAG
- a CDS encoding EFR1 family ferrodoxin (N-terminal region resembles flavodoxins. C-terminal ferrodoxin region binds two 4Fe-4S clusters.): MIVLYFTATGNNLYIAKRIGEKYYSIPKLLKENKYDFEDDKIGIVFPTYNLGVPKIVEEFLNKAKLKSKYIFAVTSYGAFSGGTARHLLEIGERNGIQFSYINEILMIDNYIPIFDINKELEKEPKKKIEQNLEKIVKDIKDGKQYIKKHPPIRRIIEKLIVIYNSKNKESFEKNFYVEDGCNNCKICEKVCPVDNIEVRIQPSFNDKCQNCLACINHCPQNVIRFMGEKNKSRFINQNVKLKEIIEANN; encoded by the coding sequence ATGATAGTTTTATATTTTACAGCAACAGGGAATAACCTGTATATAGCTAAAAGAATTGGAGAAAAATATTACTCAATTCCAAAGTTACTAAAAGAAAATAAATATGATTTTGAAGATGATAAAATAGGTATTGTATTTCCAACATATAATTTAGGTGTTCCTAAAATTGTTGAAGAATTTTTAAATAAAGCAAAGTTAAAAAGCAAATATATTTTTGCAGTAACATCTTATGGGGCATTTTCTGGAGGAACTGCAAGACATCTTTTAGAGATAGGAGAGAGAAATGGAATTCAATTCTCATATATTAATGAAATACTTATGATTGATAACTATATTCCAATATTTGATATTAATAAAGAACTAGAAAAAGAACCTAAGAAGAAAATAGAACAAAATCTCGAAAAAATAGTTAAGGATATTAAAGATGGAAAACAATATATTAAAAAACATCCTCCTATTAGAAGAATTATTGAAAAACTAATTGTGATTTATAATTCTAAGAATAAAGAATCCTTTGAGAAGAATTTCTATGTAGAAGATGGATGTAACAATTGCAAAATATGTGAAAAAGTTTGTCCTGTAGACAATATAGAAGTAAGAATACAACCTTCTTTTAATGATAAATGTCAGAACTGCTTAGCATGTATTAATCATTGTCCACAAAATGTAATAAGATTTATGGGTGAAAAAAATAAATCAAGATTTATTAATCAAAATGTTAAGTTGAAAGAAATCATAGAAGCTAACAATTAA
- a CDS encoding DUF4158 domain-containing protein has translation MARGGEFLTSKERKEYMKLPNNVASFETEKFFMLSDEDIQVINKHRKTSNKLGFAVQLCIIRSTGWTLMDFENIPSEIILYISEQLKISTFEFQSYNKRQPTRYEHLEEILKLYGYKRFKTKDREYLVNYLIDKALKNNNLKYLIIEAINELKKCKVLLPSIVTIENIIIEVRKYVDNEIFDLISTSVSNEQKKSLDILINVQSTEKKTKLSWLREISGKSSSKAFNAVADRIEYIRNLKLENIDLSSIHNNRIDELYKLGSNYEAYDFKRFDDKKRYSILSIYLVNFCRKLIDQAIEIHDIQIKNIQSFGKKEQENLMKKNGKKANIGLINYVDLGKIIIKAKEEGKTAVDFKTIEDIMPWDEFVSSINEVSEITRPKEYNFLDLITEKYSTLG, from the coding sequence ATGGCACGTGGTGGAGAATTTTTAACTAGCAAAGAGCGAAAAGAATATATGAAACTTCCCAATAATGTAGCTTCATTTGAAACAGAAAAATTTTTTATGCTTTCAGATGAAGACATACAAGTTATAAATAAACATAGAAAAACTAGCAATAAATTAGGATTTGCAGTTCAGCTCTGTATAATTAGATCTACAGGGTGGACTTTGATGGATTTTGAAAATATACCTTCTGAAATAATATTATATATTTCAGAACAATTAAAAATCAGTACTTTTGAATTTCAATCATACAATAAGCGACAACCTACAAGATATGAACATTTAGAAGAAATATTAAAACTATATGGGTATAAGAGATTTAAAACTAAAGATAGAGAATATTTAGTTAATTATTTAATAGATAAAGCCTTAAAAAATAATAATCTAAAATATCTGATTATAGAAGCAATTAATGAACTTAAAAAATGTAAAGTTTTGCTGCCTTCTATAGTAACTATTGAAAATATTATAATTGAAGTTAGAAAGTATGTTGATAATGAAATTTTTGATTTAATATCTACATCAGTATCAAATGAACAAAAGAAAAGTCTTGATATTTTGATAAATGTTCAAAGTACAGAGAAAAAAACTAAATTATCCTGGCTTCGTGAAATATCAGGAAAGTCCTCATCAAAAGCTTTCAATGCAGTTGCGGATAGAATTGAATATATTCGCAATTTAAAGCTTGAAAATATTGATTTAAGCAGTATACATAACAATAGAATTGATGAATTATATAAATTAGGATCAAATTATGAAGCCTATGATTTTAAGAGATTTGATGATAAAAAAAGATATTCTATTCTTTCAATATATTTAGTTAATTTTTGCAGAAAACTTATAGATCAGGCTATTGAAATCCATGACATTCAGATAAAAAATATTCAGTCCTTCGGTAAAAAAGAGCAGGAAAATCTTATGAAGAAAAATGGAAAAAAAGCAAATATAGGTCTAATTAATTATGTAGATCTTGGTAAGATAATAATTAAAGCTAAAGAAGAAGGTAAAACAGCAGTTGATTTTAAGACAATTGAAGATATTATGCCCTGGGATGAATTTGTAAGCTCAATAAATGAAGTATCTGAAATTACTAGACCTAAAGAATATAATTTTCTGGACTTAATAACTGAAAAATATAGCACACTGGGGTAG
- a CDS encoding site-specific integrase translates to MANDKMKKGSKTVEPIKSKREIQAVKNYLSGKNLRDYTIFVVGINSALRVSDIVKLKWEDVFYEIGELKKEIRLIEKKTSKQKVFPINQSMKKALLEYFEYADKPSDNKYIFKSRQGGNSHLSVKMAWRIFKDIQDNVKLSTHIGTHSMRKTFCFMAWKQGVPIETLMKILNHGSQSVTKRYIGITQEEINDVYLNINL, encoded by the coding sequence ATGGCAAATGATAAAATGAAAAAAGGAAGCAAAACAGTAGAACCAATAAAAAGTAAAAGAGAAATTCAGGCAGTAAAAAATTATCTATCCGGAAAAAATTTAAGAGATTATACTATATTTGTTGTAGGTATAAATTCAGCTCTAAGGGTAAGCGATATTGTAAAATTAAAATGGGAAGATGTTTTTTATGAAATTGGAGAACTAAAAAAAGAAATTAGGCTAATTGAAAAAAAGACAAGCAAACAAAAAGTTTTCCCTATAAATCAATCTATGAAAAAAGCTCTTTTGGAGTATTTTGAATATGCAGATAAGCCATCTGATAATAAATATATCTTTAAATCAAGACAAGGAGGCAATAGCCATTTAAGTGTAAAAATGGCTTGGAGGATATTTAAGGACATACAGGATAATGTAAAGCTGAGTACTCATATAGGGACCCATAGTATGAGAAAAACCTTTTGCTTTATGGCTTGGAAGCAGGGTGTACCAATTGAAACGCTTATGAAAATACTTAATCACGGATCACAATCTGTGACAAAACGATATATTGGAATAACTCAAGAAGAAATAAATGATGTTTATTTAAACATTAATTTATAA
- a CDS encoding transposase produces MIKYIFGNNCLNVYFPRFASTTPKCLTRVDKNGVIHYFHRSVVCATVGSDPHLIIGQEMLEPKKDGSDKSEGEITGGKRLIKRLYKDFHHFADIIVADALYCKSTWIKKVLAIGMDAVIRVKDERLHIVKDALALFKSREADNAWKVNKSSNKKIFVKAWDEDDFEMSNLDIKVRFLKFVEEIHIGDKIEFRESWIITADKYTSSETLWKIMHSRWHIENNAFHQLKTEWHLDHCFLHSPTGVETVLMFIILAFNLMQLYFFRCIRDFRKNKMLQIDFVEDMRDDLIRIYNWVNPILEST; encoded by the coding sequence TTGATAAAATATATTTTTGGTAATAACTGTCTTAACGTATATTTTCCGCGTTTTGCGAGCACTACCCCTAAATGCCTTACTAGAGTTGATAAAAATGGTGTTATTCATTATTTTCATAGATCAGTTGTTTGTGCAACAGTAGGCTCTGATCCTCATCTTATTATAGGTCAGGAAATGCTTGAACCTAAAAAAGATGGTTCTGATAAATCCGAAGGTGAGATTACTGGAGGCAAAAGATTAATAAAAAGGCTATATAAAGACTTCCATCATTTTGCTGATATAATAGTTGCTGACGCTTTATACTGTAAATCAACTTGGATTAAAAAGGTTCTCGCTATAGGAATGGATGCAGTAATTAGAGTTAAGGATGAAAGACTTCATATAGTGAAAGATGCACTTGCTTTATTCAAAAGCCGTGAGGCAGATAATGCATGGAAAGTTAACAAAAGCAGTAATAAAAAGATATTTGTTAAAGCTTGGGATGAAGATGATTTTGAAATGTCTAATCTAGATATCAAAGTTAGATTTCTGAAATTTGTAGAAGAAATTCATATTGGCGATAAAATAGAATTTAGGGAATCGTGGATTATAACAGCAGATAAGTATACTTCATCGGAAACTTTATGGAAAATAATGCATAGTAGGTGGCATATTGAGAATAATGCTTTTCATCAATTAAAAACTGAATGGCATTTAGATCATTGTTTTCTCCATAGCCCTACGGGCGTTGAAACAGTATTAATGTTTATAATACTTGCTTTTAATTTAATGCAGCTATATTTTTTTCGTTGTATAAGAGATTTTAGAAAAAATAAGATGCTTCAAATAGATTTTGTGGAAGATATGAGAGATGATTTGATTAGAATCTATAATTGGGTAAATCCTATATTAGAAAGTACCTAA
- a CDS encoding S8 family serine peptidase: MISVAVIDDGINNVFYEVSNISNSIEITLDLIIHTVTNFNSSNISHGSTCAAIIKKYCPEAVLTSIKILNDKTRKCTKAQLVKSIEWCINNNIQVVNLSLGTIDYRDCEPIRKIINKAYDKGLIIIAACNNKDVFTYPASYTNVIGVKCSDKYNLKEDEYIFNLYPIDGIEILSCSTHTLLKKNLDSIVSKKCNSFATPMITAEVCKIIISFYDITLEKIKEQLYKNSLNCTKKALKINNIKNIDWIDTAAFKYTEKKEHFQELILLNKMNQIEEVDNVKLLSQFNTIIFIGNISDKYGSIIHKLVKLGKNIVVIDTNLHKKVYKINHNNVNIKFWQPSIVNLFFENCLYKKKIDIPLIIIYDFTYARLLKVLKTLIDKFRNDGYYAIGMCTDPLGILCDLEYVPMNKNENLVKIQEKIEALYGIYDCDIMILGLSINKDSTYKIKSINTLLNPDKVIFTVDCFTSEFKHFFKENFYKPLIISTDYHIDNDYKIFKYESLNILYKYILGLFVNNEQ; the protein is encoded by the coding sequence ATGATATCTGTTGCAGTAATTGATGATGGCATTAATAATGTATTTTATGAAGTAAGCAATATTTCAAATAGTATAGAAATAACTTTAGATCTCATAATACATACTGTTACTAATTTTAATTCATCCAATATTAGTCATGGAAGCACTTGCGCTGCTATAATAAAAAAGTATTGTCCTGAAGCAGTTCTTACTAGCATAAAAATACTCAATGATAAAACACGTAAGTGCACAAAAGCTCAACTTGTCAAATCTATCGAATGGTGTATAAACAATAATATTCAAGTTGTTAATCTTAGTTTAGGTACTATAGATTATAGAGATTGTGAACCTATAAGAAAAATAATTAACAAAGCATATGATAAAGGACTTATTATTATTGCAGCATGTAACAATAAAGATGTATTTACATATCCTGCATCTTATACTAATGTTATTGGTGTGAAGTGCTCTGATAAGTATAATTTAAAAGAAGATGAGTACATCTTTAATCTATATCCTATAGATGGCATTGAAATACTATCTTGTAGCACACATACATTATTAAAAAAAAATTTAGATTCGATAGTCTCAAAAAAATGCAATAGTTTTGCAACACCAATGATAACAGCTGAAGTTTGTAAAATAATAATTAGTTTCTATGATATAACCTTAGAAAAAATAAAGGAACAATTATATAAAAATTCACTTAATTGTACAAAAAAAGCATTAAAAATAAATAATATAAAAAATATAGATTGGATTGATACTGCTGCATTTAAATATACTGAAAAAAAAGAACACTTTCAAGAGTTAATTCTTTTAAACAAAATGAATCAAATAGAAGAAGTTGATAATGTAAAATTATTATCTCAATTTAATACAATAATTTTTATTGGAAATATATCAGATAAATATGGATCTATTATTCACAAACTTGTTAAACTAGGAAAAAACATTGTTGTTATAGACACTAATTTACATAAAAAAGTTTATAAAATTAACCATAATAATGTTAACATTAAATTTTGGCAACCTTCAATAGTAAACCTTTTTTTTGAAAACTGCTTATACAAGAAAAAAATTGATATTCCATTGATAATAATATATGACTTTACATATGCTAGATTATTAAAAGTATTAAAAACACTAATAGATAAATTTAGAAATGATGGTTACTATGCTATAGGTATGTGTACGGATCCATTGGGCATTTTATGCGATCTGGAATATGTTCCTATGAATAAGAATGAAAATCTAGTCAAAATTCAAGAAAAAATCGAAGCATTATATGGAATTTATGACTGCGATATTATGATTTTAGGATTAAGTATTAATAAAGATAGTACTTACAAAATAAAAAGTATTAATACTCTCTTAAATCCTGATAAAGTTATTTTTACTGTTGATTGTTTTACATCTGAGTTTAAGCATTTTTTTAAAGAAAATTTTTATAAACCTTTAATTATATCAACTGATTATCATATTGATAATGATTATAAAATATTTAAATATGAAAGTTTAAATATTTTATATAAATATATTTTGGGGTTATTTGTAAACAATGAACAATAA